In a single window of the Pseudomonas entomophila genome:
- a CDS encoding hypoxanthine-guanine phosphoribosyltransferase, whose translation MSADLEHIRQVMREADCLYNEAEVEAAIAEVGKQICKDLHDKNPVVFCVMNGGLIFSGKLLTHLQFPLEASYLHATRYRNTTSGGELFWKAKPEVSFIDRDVLIVDDILDEGHTLSAIIEFCKHAGARAVHTAVLIDKDHDRKASPDLKATYTGLPCVDRYIFGYGMDYKGYWRNANGIFAVKGL comes from the coding sequence ATGTCCGCCGATCTCGAGCATATCCGTCAAGTGATGCGCGAGGCTGATTGCCTGTACAACGAAGCCGAGGTCGAGGCCGCCATCGCCGAGGTCGGCAAACAGATCTGCAAGGACCTGCACGACAAGAACCCGGTGGTCTTCTGCGTGATGAACGGCGGCCTGATCTTCTCCGGCAAGCTGCTCACTCACCTGCAGTTCCCGCTGGAAGCCTCCTACCTGCACGCCACCCGCTACCGCAACACCACCAGTGGTGGCGAGCTGTTCTGGAAGGCCAAGCCGGAAGTGTCGTTCATCGACCGTGACGTGCTGATCGTCGATGACATCCTCGACGAAGGGCACACCCTGAGCGCCATCATCGAGTTCTGCAAGCATGCCGGCGCCCGCGCGGTGCACACTGCCGTGCTGATCGACAAGGATCATGACCGCAAGGCCAGCCCGGACCTGAAGGCCACCTACACCGGCTTGCCGTGCGTGGACCGCTACATCTTCGGCTATGGCATGGACTACAAGGGCTACTGGCGCAACGCCAACGGTATCTTCGCCGTCAAGGGGTTGTGA
- a CDS encoding uracil-xanthine permease family protein, giving the protein MQDGFNDPLWRQVVSGAQMLFVAFGALVLMPLITGLDPNVALFTAGLGTLLFQLVTGRQVPVFLASSFAFITPIILAKGQFGLAATMGGVMAAGFVYTFMGLMVKIKGTGFIDRMLPPVVIGPVIISIGLAMAPIAANMAMGKAGDGSVLMPYQTAMMISMPALLTTLVVAVFGKGIFRLVPIISGVLVGFALSFAFGVVDTAKIAAAPWLELPKFTAPEFNWQAILFIVPVALAPAIEHIGGVIAVGSVTGRDYLKKPGLHRTLLGDGLATTAAGLFGGPPNTTYAEVTGAVMLTKNYNPKIMTWAAVFAITLAFIGKFGALLQSIPVPVMGGILCLLFGSIAAVGMNTMIRHKIDLAEARNLVIVSVTLVFGIGGVLIGSGDGPDDWGLKGIALCAIVAIALNLILPGNDGWKNKKLDDQLH; this is encoded by the coding sequence ATGCAGGACGGCTTCAACGACCCGCTCTGGCGCCAGGTCGTCTCGGGCGCGCAGATGCTCTTCGTGGCATTCGGCGCGCTGGTATTGATGCCACTGATCACCGGCCTCGACCCCAACGTGGCGTTGTTCACCGCCGGCCTCGGTACCTTGCTGTTCCAGCTGGTGACCGGCCGCCAGGTCCCGGTGTTCCTCGCTTCGAGCTTCGCCTTCATCACCCCGATCATCCTCGCCAAGGGCCAGTTCGGCCTGGCCGCGACCATGGGTGGCGTGATGGCCGCAGGCTTCGTCTACACCTTCATGGGCCTGATGGTGAAGATCAAGGGCACTGGTTTCATCGACCGCATGCTGCCACCGGTAGTGATTGGCCCGGTGATCATCTCCATCGGCCTGGCCATGGCACCGATCGCCGCCAACATGGCCATGGGCAAGGCGGGTGACGGAAGCGTGCTGATGCCCTACCAGACCGCGATGATGATCTCGATGCCGGCGCTGCTGACCACGCTGGTCGTGGCGGTATTCGGCAAGGGTATCTTCCGCCTGGTGCCGATCATTTCGGGCGTACTGGTGGGCTTTGCCCTGTCGTTCGCCTTTGGCGTGGTCGACACCGCCAAGATCGCCGCTGCGCCCTGGCTGGAGCTGCCCAAGTTCACTGCACCGGAATTCAACTGGCAGGCGATCCTGTTCATCGTTCCAGTGGCCCTAGCCCCGGCGATCGAACATATCGGCGGCGTGATTGCGGTGGGCAGCGTGACCGGTCGTGACTACCTGAAGAAGCCCGGCCTGCACCGCACCCTGCTGGGTGATGGCCTGGCGACCACCGCAGCCGGCCTGTTCGGTGGCCCGCCCAACACCACCTACGCCGAGGTCACCGGCGCGGTGATGCTGACCAAGAACTACAACCCGAAGATCATGACCTGGGCGGCGGTGTTCGCCATCACCCTGGCCTTCATCGGCAAGTTCGGCGCGCTGCTGCAGAGCATTCCGGTGCCAGTGATGGGCGGCATTCTCTGCCTGCTGTTCGGCTCCATTGCGGCGGTGGGCATGAACACCATGATCCGCCACAAGATCGACCTGGCCGAAGCGCGCAACCTGGTGATCGTCTCGGTGACCCTGGTGTTCGGTATCGGTGGCGTACTGATCGGCAGTGGCGACGGCCCGGACGACTGGGGCCTGAAGGGCATCGCCCTGTGCGCCATCGTGGCCATTGCCCTGAACCTGATCCTGCCGGGCAACGACGGCTGGAAAAACAAGAAGCTGGACGATCAGTTGCACTGA
- a CDS encoding WbuC family cupin fold metalloprotein, with amino-acid sequence MRQPGFLDQSLFTALALKAANSPRGRQHHNFHEMEEPCHRMAVGLQPNTYIPPHRHLGDDKAEALIVLKGRLGLLIFDEQGAVTDKRVLQAGGDCLGVDLAPGTYHGLVVMEADSVMFECKAGPYRPVGEGEHAHWAPREGDAGVAEYHAWMRAQFD; translated from the coding sequence ATGCGCCAGCCTGGGTTCCTCGATCAGTCGTTGTTCACTGCGCTGGCCCTCAAGGCCGCCAACAGCCCGCGTGGTCGCCAGCACCACAATTTCCATGAGATGGAAGAGCCCTGCCACCGCATGGCTGTTGGTCTCCAGCCCAACACCTATATTCCGCCGCACCGTCACTTGGGTGATGACAAGGCCGAGGCACTGATCGTGCTTAAAGGGCGGTTAGGGCTGCTGATCTTCGACGAGCAAGGGGCGGTGACCGACAAGCGCGTCCTGCAGGCTGGTGGAGACTGCCTGGGTGTCGACCTGGCGCCAGGCACCTATCATGGCCTGGTGGTAATGGAAGCGGACAGCGTCATGTTCGAATGCAAGGCCGGCCCTTATCGACCGGTGGGTGAGGGCGAGCATGCCCACTGGGCGCCACGTGAAGGCGATGCGGGCGTTGCCGAATACCACGCCTGGATGCGCGCGCAGTTCGATTGA
- the upp gene encoding uracil phosphoribosyltransferase, which translates to MPTREIRHPLIRHKLGLMRRADISTKNFRELAQEVGALLTYEATQDLPLETYEIDGWCGKVQVEKIAGKKITVVPILRAGIGMLDGVLSLIPGAKVSAVGVARNEETLEAHTYLEKLAPDINQRLALIIDPMLATGGSMVATIDLLKKAGCKEIRAMVLVAAPEGIEVVEKAHPDVQIYTASIDQRLNEHGYIVPGLGDAGDKIFGTKQKDA; encoded by the coding sequence ATGCCTACTCGTGAGATCCGCCATCCGCTGATCCGCCATAAGCTCGGCCTGATGCGTCGTGCCGATATCAGCACCAAGAATTTTCGCGAACTCGCCCAGGAAGTCGGCGCCCTCCTAACCTACGAAGCCACCCAGGACCTGCCACTCGAGACCTACGAGATCGACGGCTGGTGCGGCAAGGTACAGGTCGAGAAAATCGCCGGCAAGAAGATCACCGTGGTACCGATCCTGCGTGCCGGCATCGGCATGCTCGACGGCGTGCTCAGCCTGATCCCGGGCGCCAAGGTCAGCGCCGTGGGCGTTGCCCGCAACGAAGAAACCCTGGAAGCCCACACCTACCTGGAAAAACTCGCGCCAGACATCAACCAGCGCCTGGCCCTGATCATCGACCCGATGCTGGCCACCGGCGGCTCGATGGTCGCCACCATCGACCTGCTGAAAAAGGCCGGCTGCAAGGAAATCCGTGCCATGGTGCTGGTAGCAGCCCCCGAAGGCATCGAAGTGGTGGAAAAAGCCCACCCGGACGTGCAGATCTACACGGCATCGATCGACCAGCGCCTGAATGAGCACGGCTACATCGTCCCCGGCCTGGGCGATGCCGGCGACAAGATCTTCGGCACCAAGCAGAAGGACGCCTGA
- the hemH gene encoding ferrochelatase — translation MTDHALLLVNLGSPASTSVADVRRYLNQFLMDPYVIDLPWPVRRLLVSLILIKRPEQSAHAYASIWWDEGSPLVVLTRRLQAAMVEHWPHGPVEIAMRYGEPALPDVLERLAAQGVRNVTLAPLYPQFADSTVTTVVELAKHTIAERKLPLQTRILQPFYDHPDYIEALAASARPYLAQDYDHLLLSFHGLPERHLKKLDPTGNHDFQAADCCKDASAEMRAVCYRGQCLATAKAFAQQMGIPDGKWSVSFQSRLGRAKWIEPYTETRLDELGKAGVKKLLVMCPAFVADCIETLEEIGDRGKEQFIEAGGKELVLVPCLNDHPEWVKVLAGMCEKA, via the coding sequence ATGACCGATCACGCCCTGCTGCTGGTCAACCTGGGTTCGCCGGCCTCCACTTCGGTGGCTGATGTGCGCCGTTACCTCAACCAGTTCCTCATGGACCCGTACGTGATCGACCTGCCCTGGCCGGTGCGGCGGTTGCTGGTGTCGCTGATCCTGATCAAGCGCCCGGAACAGTCGGCCCACGCCTACGCCTCGATCTGGTGGGACGAAGGCTCGCCGCTGGTGGTGCTGACGCGCCGTCTGCAAGCGGCCATGGTCGAGCATTGGCCCCACGGGCCGGTGGAAATCGCCATGCGCTACGGTGAGCCAGCCCTACCGGACGTGCTGGAGCGCCTGGCGGCCCAGGGTGTACGCAACGTGACGCTGGCGCCGCTGTATCCACAGTTCGCCGACAGCACCGTGACCACGGTGGTGGAACTGGCGAAGCACACCATCGCCGAGCGCAAGCTGCCGCTGCAGACACGCATCCTGCAACCGTTCTACGACCATCCTGACTATATCGAGGCGCTGGCCGCCAGCGCCCGGCCGTACCTGGCGCAAGACTACGATCACTTGCTGCTGAGTTTCCACGGCTTGCCCGAGCGTCACCTGAAGAAGCTCGACCCTACCGGCAACCATGACTTCCAGGCCGCCGATTGCTGCAAGGACGCCAGTGCCGAGATGCGTGCGGTGTGCTACCGCGGCCAGTGCCTGGCCACGGCCAAGGCGTTCGCGCAGCAGATGGGCATTCCCGACGGCAAGTGGTCGGTGTCGTTCCAGTCGCGCCTGGGGCGCGCCAAATGGATCGAGCCCTACACCGAGACGCGCCTGGATGAGCTGGGCAAGGCAGGGGTGAAGAAGTTGCTGGTGATGTGCCCGGCGTTTGTCGCCGATTGCATCGAGACGCTGGAGGAGATCGGCGATCGGGGCAAGGAGCAGTTCATCGAGGCGGGCGGGAAAGAGCTGGTGCTGGTGCCGTGCCTGAATGATCACCCGGAGTGGGTGAAGGTATTGGCGGGGATGTGCGAGAAGGCTTGA